Below is a genomic region from Spirosoma radiotolerans.
GGGAGAAAAAATACCGACGGGCAATCCAGGCGGGGAGGTTCATTTTTTAATGAGTGAAAGAGTGAATAAGTGAAAGAGTGAAAGAGCGGATAAATAACGCGCTCTTTCACTCATTCGCTCTCTCACTCATTATCTTCGTCGTCCTCCGCCGGGGCGGGTGGAATGTCAAGGCCGGAGAAAAGTTTATCCATCTTGTCGGCATACTCAGCCGTGTCGTCCAGAAAGAAGTTGAGTTCGGGCACAATACGGAGCTGGTGCCGGACGCGGTCGCCCAAATGCTGCCGAATTACTTTACCCTTCTCCTGAATCGTTTCCAGCAAAAGTTGCTTGTTCTTAGACGCCAAAAAGCTAAGATATACCCGTGCGACACTCAAATCGGGCGATACCCGGACACTGGTTACGGTAATAAATGCGCCATTGAACAAATGCGGCACTTCCCGTTGAAAGATCTCGCTCAAATCTTTCTGTAACTGCCGGGATACTTTTTGCTGTCGTTTCGATTCCATACTATCGGTACTTGGGTACTACCTGAACGGTCCATTCGGGTGAATGGTTTACATTCGTTCGGGCCTCTATGCTGCAAATATCCGCTCATTTTTCCGTTCTGCCGAAATTGACTGTAATTTTACCGGGAACAGGTGCCGATTAGTAGCGTCCACAGCCGCTATTTGTCATCAAGGGTTCCTACGAAACTGATCACTGATAACTGCATCACTAGCCTTTGCTACGTTTTTTTCACTCTTATTTCCCCTACCAGTACGTCAGTCTGATGGGCTTGCTGGTCCTTATTCGCCTGCCGCTACTACTTCACCCATTTCCGCTGCTGATTCCAGAACTGAACTGGATGATCGTTGGCGAGCAAATGAGCCAGGGCTATCTGTTGTACAGGGATATCTGGGACAGCGTTAGCCCGTTGTCGGCGCTGGTTTATTGGGGAATACATAGTGTCTTCGGCCGGTCGCCCCTAATGCTTCATGCAGCGGCAACACTCGTGTCAATATTTCAGATTGTCTACTTCAATTACCTGACGAATAATCGGGATGTATACCCGGACCGATCGTTCTGGCCCGGCCTGATTTACATGCTGTTTATGCACCTCTCGTTCGACTGCCTGACGCTCTCGCCCGTGTTGATGTCAACGAGCTTCCTGCTGCTGGCCTTCGGAACGCTCATCAAACAGATGGACCGTCGCGGTGCAACCGACGAAGTATTTGAAGTAGGCTTTTACATTGGCATTGCGGCCCTGTTCTACCTGCCGTCGGCTCTGTTTATTTTGTGGGCTATTCTGTCGCTGCTGTTTTACACGGGGGCTACGTTTCGGCAGTATTCGTTGTCGCTGTTTGGCTTTTTATTTCCCTTTGCGGCTATCGTATTGATTTATTACCTCTGGGACAGTCTGGACGATTTCAACCGAAACCTGTTGTCGTCGGTTTTTCGGGTCCGGCAGTATTCGCTATCCGATTTTAAATCGCTCTTAGCTTCGCTCTTTATTCCGCTGGGTTTAGGAATACTTGGCTTTCTGAGCCTGTTTAACCGGCCCGGCCGATACGTTAACTTTCAGCAACGTGTTCAGCAAATTATGGCAATCTGGTTTCTGATCGCCGTGTTGACCATCGCCCTGATGCCGTTTCTGGCCCCAATGGTCTTTTTGAGTTTTGTGCCTCCCATGGCTTATTTCGCGTATTACTACTTCGAAAATATCCGTAAAGCCTGGTTGGCCGAGATCATTTTTATCAGTGCTTTTTCACTAATGCTTTTGTTATTTTACCAGGGCGCGCTGGGTATCATTCCGGGGGCTGGCCTTGGGCGTTTAAGCAGTTTGCAGGTACGCCCTTCTCCCTTACCAGACAACATTACGAACCAACGCGT
It encodes:
- the rbfA gene encoding 30S ribosome-binding factor RbfA, whose amino-acid sequence is MESKRQQKVSRQLQKDLSEIFQREVPHLFNGAFITVTSVRVSPDLSVARVYLSFLASKNKQLLLETIQEKGKVIRQHLGDRVRHQLRIVPELNFFLDDTAEYADKMDKLFSGLDIPPAPAEDDEDNE